In one window of Maribacter sp. BPC-D8 DNA:
- a CDS encoding SMI1/KNR4 family protein, with translation MKIPELIVSFINKSISLENFCLPHFYPKIDLFEEFQIGYKVNGNSGKKITGEAEGDFQENWFVICSGYSNDPFFIDINEEEENFPVYFAWHGAGSWVPIKVSENILEFTDQLNFLSDLEANEEQIQEKLKSKIDIKNKFWAEVYSEYEEYDDDDE, from the coding sequence ATGAAAATTCCTGAACTAATAGTAAGTTTCATAAACAAGAGTATTTCACTAGAAAATTTTTGCCTGCCACATTTCTATCCTAAAATAGATTTATTTGAAGAGTTTCAAATAGGCTATAAGGTCAATGGTAATAGCGGTAAAAAAATTACTGGTGAAGCAGAAGGCGATTTTCAAGAGAACTGGTTTGTAATTTGTTCTGGATATTCAAACGACCCCTTTTTTATTGATATTAATGAAGAAGAGGAAAATTTTCCTGTTTATTTTGCATGGCATGGTGCAGGTAGCTGGGTGCCCATAAAAGTCTCTGAAAACATATTAGAATTTACTGATCAGCTTAATTTTTTAAGTGATTTAGAAGCTAACGAAGAACAAATACAAGAGAAATTAAAATCCAAAATCGATATAAAGAATAAATTTTGGGCAGAAGTATACAGTGAGTATGAAGAATATGATGATGATGATGAATAA